TATTGGGTCTTCTGGATTTGGGAGTCATCAGTTGCCTTAGAAGAGAGCTCAGGTCAAGTACTGTGCCTGGGCGGGGTAGTAGTAAAGCCAACCCTACCCTCCATGTGGTTTTATTAGAGACATAGGGCAACTTCCACTTAACTGTTTTAACCCTAGATGGGAAAATGTTTCTGCCAGGGTGCTCCAGAAAAAGCTTCTCAAACTGGTTATGGCACTTGAGTTTTCTAGTACACCACCAGACTTCTGTTGAAATCCTAGATATAATGTGTAAAATTCTCTAAAGGTGATATGATTGAAGTCAGATACTTTATGTAAGGTAATGATGAAAGTACCTGgcatttttggttttttaccCTTACTCTTTTGGATTATTGGTGTTAGGTAAGTTCTGGTATAGCCACAGTTAATAGAATCAGCAGTCTTATTCACCATATTTAGGATTTCTAGAAGACAGAGACTGGCCTTCATGACTTTGTCATATTTGAAATGTTACCTTCTTTCTGGGCATCTATCAGTGTCATGATGCAAAGTAGGCCGGTAAACGCATGCTGGGCATGCCTTATGTTCATGTGAGATGTTAGCACTGattttaacaacttttttttttctttagctcaaaacattttaacatttccttgTAAATTTATGGTATGTGTGCAATTTAAAGCAGTCATCTACAGACTCAGTTTTCAGATAAAACACTGGTTTGAAACCTTAAGGTAACATTGAAAGAAAATAGTTACCCACAGGCAGCTAACTCTAGGCTTGATCCCTTGCCTTTAAGATTGAAATTCCTTCTTCATTTTACTGCATTGTCCTAATTTCTTCAGTTTGCTCATTGCCTTTTCAAGGGGTCCTTTGTGCTTCATTATCGTTCTTTATGATGTTGTCCTCAGCTAAATTTCTTCCATTTGCCTTGGGCTTTTCTTGTACTCTGGATCTCCCATTATTTTTATTGTCCACCAACTCCTGTTTCTGCATACTGATGAAAGGGGgctgctccctcctcctgctgctggctGCTCCCACCACCATTCTGTAGCTGAGGAAGGAGCACAGCACTCACACCGAGGTGCATGTCTGTGGTGAATTCTGATTAGTTTGCACAGACATCCACTTCTCCGTTGCTTTTGTGGCCTCTGAGCTTTTATTCAGTCAGCAAATACTGAGCTGTTAGTGGACCCTTGATCAAAAGGATTCATTGAACTCACTGTGGTATGTAAATACTCTGTTGACCGGGGGCTGACTATACCCCACGCTTGCTTCCCTCAGCCCAGTTTGCTCATTGATGAGCCACATCCACCTGTGTCTTTCCTCAGAAATTGAGAAGATACTAGGCTTGGTAGGACAGTggaatggagagatgaagaggAACTGTGCATGTGGTGCTGAATGGTTTTTGAGCCTTTGGTATCACTGCTGCTCTTAGTGCAAATAACTATAAACTACTTAAAAGTTGGcttttaaatttcagaattttaaatgatGTCTTTATAATTAGGTACAGTTTTAATTACATGATTTCTGATAAAATGTGGTTTAAAGTAAAGAGCACTCACTAACCTAGGGGCCAGAAGACTCCATTCTAGTGCACATTTTGCTATTTAAATAGGGAAGTGACATTGAACATGTCTTTTAATCTGTTGGTGCCCTGGTTTCTGTAACTGGAGACAGTGGAAGGGATGCCTTTCCCATCTTTCCTAGAGACAAAAATGATAACctgtaaatattatttaaaaatgtccagGAAATATGATgtttaaaatgatgataataacagTCTTTAACTGtcttttttaaatactgaaaatcaaaaacacaacctTCAAAATGAATTGAAACAATCCTTTATAAAGAAGGCTTTAGCACGCCAGGGTAGGAAGTCAAATTCACAAACATTAAAACCCATAGGGAAAAACCATTGAGAATTTGTATTTACTGATTATACAAGGCTAAGTCTTTGTTTAGGTTAAAGATTGTTTTTCAACAGTTCTGTGAATGCTTAGCTTTTGTAGTAATAAAAATTGATGGGGGTAAAATCCGTCATTTTTAGGGAATTTTATGAGGAGAAAACCAgggtaaagagaaaagaagacagatgTGTTGTAGATGTGAAAGCAGAGAAGAGTCACCATGTCTGTCATGAGGTTGGATTGGAAATCTTGGTAAGACCTGGGAGAAGGTTCCTCATCTTGGGTTTTTGGAATTAAAACAGTACCTTCCTTAATCACTTGGAAACAGTGGCAACCTTGCCATTAAGATCAGTATTCCTAAGGAAGTGCTTCATCTACCTCATTCTAAAGGATTCCATGGTTCCTTGGACTTAATATGAGTTGACTTTCATGGCAGCTCCACTGTGGTAGATGGGGTTTATGTGGAATGCCTTAATGAGATTTCAAAAAGTcagattttaaatgcaaatatattattaatgGAATGAGAAAATGAAGCTGTTTACAGTGGTAGAACATGAAGCCATGTGAAGGAAGTGAGCTGTGAAGGCTTTATGTTAAGGACTGTGGATATTTACTGTTTCTGTAGTGGTCAGAGTCTGGAAACCCTAAATTAAGTAGTGAAGGACTGAATAAGTAAGTTAGTTTAAGCCCATGCAATATAGAATGCTGTCTACCCTTACCCACACATATACaattttatctaaagaaaatgacttttatatatacattcttAAGCatgtttttgcatttgtttccaagGCTATGCTCTAACTCTGTGACTGTGGACAAGTTTAATGgttttgtcatctgcaaatgaGGATAATTAATAGTACCTCTCTCATAGCATCATTGTAAAGACTAAAGAagtgcatgtgtttgtgtatttgtattttttagacTGGCACGAAACAAGCACTATACTGAGTGTTGGCTGTTATTTTTATTAGTCACACATATGAAGGGTGAAGGCTGTGAAGGATACATGAAGGGTCTGAAGGATAAGACTTCAAAAACAAAGTACTGTGTATTGTTTTATAGTTTAGATAATGTACTCCTAGATACTGAATAGAATTTAGAtttgaaagtataaataaatattcttttttttttaagattttatttatttatttgataggcagagatctcaagtagacagagagagagaggaggaagcaggctccctgctgagcagagagcccaatgcggggctcaatcccaggtccctgagatcatgacctgagccgaaggcagaggctttaacccactgagccacccaggcgccccataaataaatattctatgaATATTATGAAGTACAGTGTACTACTTAGAACAGACACAAGTTTCTGAAAGATGTATAGTTTATAAATAAAGTATGGAAACCGATCATTCACCTAGAGTAGGTGAACCTCTTGGTTCTCACACAGTGTATCCTGGGCTCATTGGTGCCTTAAAAACTAGATTGACATGACCTGTggtaaaaatcaattaatgacattttctctattcaccaaaaaaaaaagataatattttctcatttgtaaggtactttttttcataaatttgtcCTACTTATTAGTGTTGGCTATTACTTGAGAAGCAGAGAATTTTAACTGAAAACTAgaaatacatttgtaaaaaaCTAGAAACACAAGTTTATACTCAATTTGtcaggtttttgctttttttttaccattgtcCTCTTCATCATAGTCTGTTTTACGGGACATGTGCTTTTTTTGTGTGAATTTAaactacatatataaaatatagtattttctACTAATAAAATACTTCCTTATTCATATGATAGAATTAAACATGTCTGTTTGACGAGGTTGTTTCCCTGTCCCCAACTCTGTAGCATATGGGCACCATTGGCTCACATGTCCTTGTTACTTGAGCGTCTTTACTGAGCTGTTACAGATACCACAAATATGTTCctttaattgtgtttttaatcTGGAATATCTTGTCATTctaaaatagtttatttctggTTCGTATTTATGTGATGTATTACACACAATGTTTAAGTGGAATGCGGAATGGACTGTAAATTTCATGTAAAACATGAAATAGCTCTTTCAAGAGGTCTGACTTCAAAACGAATGCTGCCATTTGtggttagaaatgaaaaaaaatgctttcatgaGTCATATTTGAATTCTTTTGTGTCATATTTGTGTCTTAGcttaaaattctatataaattGGTAATAATCTGTACATTGTTTTATTGCTTCACCTTTAAAAAGTGTCCGTAGTGCTTAATACAgatagaaaatacatatataggaAAGACATTTTTTTGTGGTTATGATAATGTGACATCACTGAAAAATTAATCTTTTATGAATTTTACACTGTCTTTTCTAAGTTAAGGAgtaaaaaatacacaattatgaccatttattcattaaaattaatgataatCTGTGATTCACTGAAGCTTAAACAGGGACATAAAATATACCAGTTTCTGTAGTTATATTTcacaaaagagaagaaacctGTGAGTTTCCATGGGTTGTGGCAGAAAGACCCAGTATATGGTAGACCTTCCATTAAATTTGCCAAATATTTGAAGCCTGCCATGTGTAAGACATCCTGTTCAGTGTTGAAGAAATTTTGAACAATTACTGATTTATCTTTAAGGAGTGTGTAGTATATCAAAGAGAGATCAAATGAGATTGTCAATTGTTAAATTAGAAGCTCAATTAGGATGTAAGTCCCAAGAGGTTAGAATTGGGGTACTCTGAACTGTTATTTGGTTGTGGCCACAGTTAACTGTGTGAGGTGTCCCATTCCGTGGACTGTGATCTCAAACTCTCTCTACTCCAGTCCACTCCCAAGTCTCACCGCTTACATTTTGTAATCTGCACTCATGtaaaaaggagatagaaaattTTTTGAATGGAGAGTAAGTAGGAAGCTGATACAGGATGTTGTCATTGTCAGACTTCCTTCCctagtacagttgagtggcatggtACTGCTATTGCTGAAGGTGGCCATTCTCAAGTAAAAAAGGGTTTAATTCAAAGTTTATGGATATTTCCTATAGAATCAGTTTACATAgtgtatgtttgttttctttctttctatgcagttttttcccttttttgtaacttgaaaattaaacatttcGGACATTTTAAATACTCAAAATTAATTCCAGTGTAGGTAAACAATGTGAAGTGATGTCCATAATACACACATGTAGCATGTGCACATTTATGGAGAGACATTATTTGTAAGAACATGGTATCAAATGCCAGTTTAGCCAGTTATCTCAAAAGTAGTGTCTGTCTCATAACGTAatggggattaaatgagttaatgtatgtactcagaacagtgcctgacacatatgGAAGCACCAGGATACAGAATAACATGAAGTGTAATACCAGTTGTTAAAATGGGATATATTAAACTTGGATATATTATACCTAGAAACCAGTGAGTAAAGAATATTTTGGGGAGAATAAAACTGGAAATCGTTTCtttgggaaagaggagagagtatGGGGTAGAAGGGGGACATATATTTTGTTGCCaacttttgaacttttttttttaaaccatgtatttttaaaataatgccatGTTTCAGGTAATTTAAGAGAATCTACTTTAAGATGAGACTGTATTCTTTTCAGATGGCCCTGCTGAGGCACCAGTGACCAATGGGAATGCAACCACAGTGCCATCCCTGAATGATGATCTAGACATCTTTGGACCAATGATTTCTAATCCCTTACCTGCAACTGTCGTACCCCCAGCTCAGGTATGTAGTAAGAATATGGTTTTATATGATTACTGCTTATTCCCTTTTTGAAAAGTCTCAAGgctaataatatatatgttaataaaaaatttaaaaattaatttaaaaaaagaaaagaaaagtctcaaaatttcaattttgaaagaattatCTCTGAGCAGTCTCTGATTTGAAAGCGTTGTTCTTTAGGCCAGGGGTTGGCAAATTAAGGCTGCAGCTCATTTTtgcaaatgaagttttattgaaacagccattccatttgtttatatattgtctgtggctgcttttacACTACAAAAGCaagttgagtagttgcaacagacaGTTGACCTACAAGCCCTAATTGGTTGCTGTTTCAAGTTTGCTGACTCTTGCTTTAGGCAAACAGTGATGTTTAGAGTGAACCAATGGGAAAACTCAGACTATTTCAACCTTACCTGAGATTAACAAGGTCACTTCAGAGGTTTTAAACTATGGAGTTTAAGTATTGATTACAAgccagtagttctttttttatgcTCTATTGAGCCATTCCCAAGATAGTGTTTAATTCTGGCTACAGGAAAACCAAGAATAAGAAATTCTAGCAAATTCAGtactcatattcttttttaagaagattaGTTGTTTTAAGTTAgtcttaaaatcttttaacaaaaaaacaaaaaaaacccatctttttaaaaagttgaaggaTAATGGACacataatatttttactttttaaaatgattttttaaaaaattatttaggacAATATTAATGATCAGAGTATTTTTTTACATGTTGATGGGAAAAATTTTGAATTGTGTTctttacatggaatttttttgccttcattcctattttaaaattgtaaattgtTTAAAcaatactttaaatttttcagctttattgaggtataactgacaaataaaatggtaaatacttaaaatgtttatttgattAACACATCTGTTGCCTTAcgtatttacttcttttttctttttgatgaaacCACTTTAGCACCCTTTTCACAAATTTCAGTTACTCAGTATAGTATAATTAACTGTGTCACATTATAGGTCCTCACAGCTTATTCATTGTATAACTGACTTTGTACCAACCTCCCTGTATTTCCTCTACTCCTGAGCTCTGGTAAATTACCATTTTGCTTTCTGcgaattcaattatttatttatttttttatttgattccaCATGCAAGTGATCCCATGAAATATTTAGCTTTCTTTTAAGGTGAATATATGAACTTTTTAGGTATATAGGTTACTCTTAAGGATACAGTTAAGATTCTATTTTAAGTTTATACTTTATAAATGAACAACAGTTTGTTTTAGTACAGCATAATTTTTGAGGtaaaatatttcccttttctctggaaAAACGGAGGCAAATGTATATTGTTTGGGTGGAAAGTTTTAATAAGAATCTATGTCTTATTGCTTATACTTTTGTTACACATATTTTGTTATTATGATAGTCATTGTATAATTACCAATAGAATTAAGCAAATAAATTTGAGGAATTAGTTTAAATTAtctttatcaaataattttttatttgataaaaatttatcaaaattgtCTGCagcataaatgtttattttcagaaaagataGTGTTATTTTATGACTttgctccttctcccctcccccagcacataAGAGGAACGGTGTTACCACTGTTACTTCAGTTAACATTAAGCATCTTGTGAATTTGTGCAGGTAGGGGTATTCATGTGGTGATAAAAGTTGTCTACTGCTAATGTTGTGTCTTcaaaaagaaacatttagaaTATTTGACAATTTGAGCATGAAAAGCAGTTTGTTTTGGTCTAGCATTCTAGTGAGGCTGTTTGATCTGCCAGACTTCTTTCGATTCCGCTGGACTACGAGCGAGAGTTCAGCGAGAGTTGCTTTCCAACAGCTTGGAGAATTAGACTCCACATCTGAGGCTTCAGTGTACTACTTCATGTATTCTTTTCAGTATCAAAGCAAGTAGAACAATGCAGACTTCTTTTAACTCTTAAGTATCACCGTGACAAGCAATATGGAGAGTAGCTCCTGCCTTTATGAGGGGTTGGTCTGACCTTCATGCTTTGTGCATTCTGCATCAATAACTAAGAGTAAGAGGACTGATGTTTTTAAATCacacctaattctttttttagagtATTGTTTTTGGACCAAAACTGTGCCAGTTGTGTTGAGccttataaaatatttggggaaCAGAATTATCTTTCATCTGAACTACATGTAAAGGTTAAAACCCAGATATGTTTTCCAAATAATGTCTTTCAAGATGGGGAATGGGGAAGGGCAGGTTAAGTACACATTTTATACATACACTTCTGCTATGTAACTTACTAATTTTGGTGGGTTTCTGTCATGTAAAATTGATTGGACAGAAATAGGAATTACTCTGAACCCCTATAATTCTTTCAGAACTGATTTTattcataattaatttttttttttttttttttttttaagatttcccactcaggggtgcctgagtggctcagtcaaggttgagcatctgacttgggcttaggtcatgatctcggggtcctaggatcagcccCACaactgcttgtccctctccttctgccccctccccctgcttgtgctctctcaattgaataaataaaatgttaaaaaaagagaaagaaagagagagagagagattccccaCTCATGTGAAAATGAGATTTACCAGTTTGGCTGTGTAGTCTGAAGAGGGTTAGATATACTCAGCTGACCAGAATGTACATGCATTTTAGAGGTTCAGAGTCCCCAAAGGAGACTTGTAGAAGCCATCCCTTTCCTTCTATCTATAATATACATATACCAACAGTATCTTGACCTGCACAAGTGCTGTGCCCTCTCCTTGTATCAGCCCTCCTGACAGCCTGAGAGCCTCTGGTTAGGGATTCTGCAGCATCCCAAAGTGTAAATTGATAGGCaagtgttattattttattcttgagTTACACTGCTCTCAAATGGAGCACCAAAAAATAATAGTAGACATATGAGTGCTTGCTCCTCATGCTGTTTGGTTTGGCTCTTTTTAGACTGTGACCGTATTGAGTTAGATATTCTATTTTATCTAccctcatcagaaaaaaaatatatgtttagagCATGTGAATATTAGGCTGCTCTAGGAGGAGACTGTGGTTTCATTTTCCACAGTTTCATTTGCCCACAGTTCAGAAGTATCAGAAGATATATCCTTCTGATGTATCGCCAGGTGATGACTAGTAGCTTCACAGTCTTCACAATGCCTCACTTGTCATTcatctcacttcatctcatcacataggcattttaatcatctcacatcatcacaggaAGGGTgagtgcagtgtgtgtgtgtgtgtgttttttttttttttaagatttcatttgtttatatttgacagagagatcacaagtagacaggcaggcagagtaagggagaagcaggctccccgatgagcagagagcctgatgcggggctcattcccaggacccttgatgagatcatgacctgagcccaaggcagaggcttaccccactgagccacccaggcgcccgagtatGGTGTgttttgagagagaccacattcacataacttttattacagtatattgttacaattgttctattttatggttattattaatctcttactgtgcctaatttctAAATTAAACTATCAGAGGTAGGGatgtataggggaaaaaaaacagcataTATAAGTTTTGGTACTTTGTGGCCTCTGGTATCCATGGGGTACTTGGAATGTATGTTGGAAGGGGTGGAAATGGGGGAACTACTGGAATAGGTTTCCCGGCCATTTTGGATTTTGATCAGGTTCTTAGATTGAACAGAAACTAAACATGATGAAAAGATCAGTGAGATGGTTGCTTCATTACCTGACAGCATTAACAGTAAACAAACACTTTGTGCTTAACCCTGCCACAGAGTCCTTCTTGTGGTCATCAAGCATCTCTGTAAAGTAGGAAATCTTTATTATCTCCAAGTTCAGAGAAGTGAGACAATGGAGATTCAGTGACACTATAAGGATATGTTTTCTTTAGTAAGCAGTGGGATCAAAATTCTAATCCTGGCAGGCTCGCTCCAGAGCTCTTGCTTATAGCCTCTGTGAGCTTCTGTTGCATCATTGGTAGTTCAGATAATACTTTATTCAAGCATATTGTTTTATTTGATACTCCATTATGTCCAGTGCCTTACACATTTTAGATGTTTTGCAAAATTAAgtggcttttctgtttcaaaattttTGCTTAATTTGTCATAATAAATTCAACATATTGATCTGTTTGAATTTCTGTATACGCCAAGATGGCAATTTTTTGCTAGGTTTTTTAGCCAAGCTATTAAatgtctgaatttttaaaaaattaagacaaacaTATGCATGATCTTTAACTTGTACCTACCACTCTCACTTTGTTCTATAATTTAAGGCTCTTACCCAGTTTTTACTGTTCTTAGAATTCTTTGAAACTCttcatatttaaaacaatttcatgTAAACAAATGTGATTGAATATTTAATACCTGATTGAATATTTAAGATCATTATACAGCCACAGCTATAATAACCTCACTTCAATCTGTGTGCAGATATAGATtaagtgaaaaaatttttttgtatctacatgtttatttttgtgttccttTGCTACTTGTCCGAAGGTGGGATTGAAGTTATGGTTGAGAGTTGAAGTTTTGCTGTGCTTCATTTCTGGATAGACTAGAAATATCCTAATGTTGTGGTTAAAGATGATCTAAGTTAGGTTTATAAAAATATCTTGATGCAGCTTTTgaaaagccttttctttttttcaaagatgacaAGATCAGCCTTTGCAGGAACCTCTTGGAGTCTGCTGTCATTGCCAAGGGATACCAGTTTCTTGGAGtagtggttgccaaaggggaTGCCCCAGTATCTCCCAGGAGTGGTGGTCCTCACAAGGCCATCACAACTTGTTGTTGAAGCCACTGTGGTCAGGATGTGATGGGCAAAAACTCAGTGTCAGTTTAGCAAGTAAACGCAGTTCATTGTGAAAGAGCTTCAGCCTACCTCTCTTACAGCAACAGATTCAAAATAGGAAATATTGTACTTTCCTCCTAGATGTTTTTGTGTGGGCTTGTGAATGAGTGGTCCCGTAATGTCACCATATTACTTTCTtcaattaatttctaatttcatttagaTTTTAAGTAACAGATGAACTGTGTTTTAGCGTGCAGAATTTGACagcttgtttggtttttgttatcAGGGGACGCCCTCTATCCCTGcagctgccactctgtctacagTAATATCTGGGGATCTGGATCTATTCACTGAGCAAACTACAAAGTCAGAAGAGGTGGCAAAGAAACAACTCTCCAAAGACTCCATCTTATCTTTGTATGGTACAGGAACCATTCAGCAACAGAGTACTCCTggtaattcattttaaaatctgcGGTAACAACTTGTAGTGACATTACTAGAAATATCCCCATTGTGTTATTTTTCCATGTAATGAGTGCTTTTGTTGCAATTTGTTCAAATACAAAATTGAAATGAATCATTAGAATTAAGCATATTACAGGAttcataaaactttattcactTAGAATTAACAAGCTGTTCATGTATCACTTAACAAGCTTACAGGAAATGGTTTTTGAAGAATTACCTTGATTTGCATGAAGTTTACAACTTTGtatacagtatttttctgttgGTAAACAATAAGCATGGTTATCACAAGAATTCCAAAACTttgagtttttaattaaaatgaaatactgcACAGTAAGATTTGTTGTTTACATAATCTGTTAGACCTCTTTTCTCTATATAGTGAGCTGAAGTTAGAGAACATCCCACCTGCTTCTATTAAAGGCAGACACCATCAACTCTCACTTGTGTGTTTGATAGGGGGAGCCCAGTGGTACACATCTGCACTAACAGCACATAATCTTATGCAATAGTTATAGAAAATACCCAAACTATGTAGCATAAGATTTATTTGTCCTAATTAAATGTGCTCAGGTTTATAACTGCCTTCTGGAAGTAACCAGTTCTGAGAGTATTGGTAGGAGTTTGATCAGTAGGAGcagactggaattaaaatttttgccGCGGGTAGTTCAGAAAGATGGTGATCCTTTTTCTGTGATTATAGAGGTAAGTGCAGTTATATACAGTAgtcctgttttctcattttcttctcatgGTTCTTAAAATGTAGGTGTGTTTATGGGACCCACAAATATACCATTTACCTCACAAGCACCGACTGCATTTCAAGGTTTTCCATCAATGGGCGTGCCTGTGCCTACACCTGCAGCTCCTGGCCTTCTTGGAAATGTGATGGGACAGAGTGCAAGCATGATGGTGGGCATGCCCATGCCCAATGGGTTTATGGGAAACGCACAAACCAGTGTGATGCCACTTCCTCCAAATGTGGTTGGCCCCCAAGGAGGAATGGTGGGACAGATGGGTGCACCCCAGAGTAAGTTTGGCCTGCCGCAAGCTCAACAGCCCCAATGGAACCTCTCACAGGTAAGGGGTCATTTCCAAAATCAAACAGACTGGATTTATTTTCTAAGTGGTTTTATTTAATCTAACAACCTGGCAGAAAGATTTGAGTAGGGGTAATGTATAAGGTGAGAACTGTTCATAGGTATTACGAAGTTACATCACATAGACAAATGAGCTGTCACTGACTGTATTGAGAATATGCGGTAAAGAAATGttaaccattttttttcatttcaggttATAACACTGGCGAACATCC
This genomic interval from Neovison vison isolate M4711 chromosome 1, ASM_NN_V1, whole genome shotgun sequence contains the following:
- the SMAP1 gene encoding stromal membrane-associated protein 1 isoform X2, translated to MQDMGNTKARLLYEANLPENFRRPQTDQAVEFFIRDKYEKKKYYDKNAIAITNISSSDAPLQPLVSSPSLQAAVEKNKLEKEKEKKKEEKKKEKEPEKPTKPLTTEKLQKKEDQQLEPKKSTSPKKAAEPTVDLLGLDGPAEAPVTNGNATTVPSLNDDLDIFGPMISNPLPATVVPPAQGTPSIPAAATLSTVISGDLDLFTEQTTKSEEVAKKQLSKDSILSLYGTGTIQQQSTPGVFMGPTNIPFTSQAPTAFQGFPSMGVPVPTPAAPGLLGNVMGQSASMMVGMPMPNGFMGNAQTSVMPLPPNVVGPQGGMVGQMGAPQSKFGLPQAQQPQWNLSQMNQQMAGMSISSTTPTVGFGQPPNTTAGWSGSSSGQTLSTQLWK